In one Ictalurus furcatus strain D&B chromosome 10, Billie_1.0, whole genome shotgun sequence genomic region, the following are encoded:
- the dhcr7 gene encoding 7-dehydrocholesterol reductase, translating to MSTSEGMRKRHKAHPSGTNVELKAKKAEAGQWGRAWEVDWFSLTGVILLLCLAPFIVFFFIMACDQYQCSISLVLLDIYNGDASPLSILKQAPSFTWTAAKIYGSWVTFQVVLYMCIPDVTHKFLPGYVGGVQEGARTPAGLINKYQINGLQCWIITHALWVANAYHFHWFSPTIIFDNWIPLLWCTNILGYTVSMFAFIKAYSFPTNPEDCKFTGNFFYDFMMGIEFNPRIGKWFDFKLFFNGRPGIVAWTLINLSYAAKQQELYGYVTNSMILVNVLQAIYVLDFFWNEAWYLKTIDICHDHFGWYLGWGDCVWLPFLYTLQGLYLVYNPVQLSTPYAWAVLVLGLVGYYIFRSANHQKDLFRRTQGQCNIWGRKPTFIECSYRSADGGIHKSKLLTSGFWGTARHLNYTGDLLGSLAYCMACSSGHLLPYFYIVYMTILLLHRCIRDEHRCSSKYGKDWKRYTDTVPYRLLPGIF from the exons ATGAGTACGTCAGAGGGTATGCGAAAGCGCCATAAGGCTCATCCCAGTGGCACCAATGTGGAGTTGAAAGCGAAGAAAGCAGAGGCGGGCCAATGGGGGAGAGCATG GGAGGTGGATTGGTTCTCATTGACTGGAGTGATTCTGCTGCTGTGCCTGGCCCCATTCATcgttttcttcttcatcatggCGTGTGATCAGTACCAGTGCTCCATCAGCTTGGTCCTGCTGGACATTTACAATGGAGATGCCAGTCCACTAAGCATCTTGAAGCAAGCGCCTTCATTCACATGGACTGCCGCCAAAATCTACGGCTCCTGGGTCACCTTCCAg GTGGTGCTGTATATGTGCATTCCAGATGTTACCCACAAGTTCCTGCCAGGTTATGTAGGAGGGGTGCAGGAAGGAGCTCGTACACCAGCAG GCCTGATTAATAAATATCAGATCAACGGACTGCAGTGCTGGATTATAACGCATGCTTTATGGGTAGCCAATGCTTATCACTTCCACTGGTTCTCTCCTACTATCATCTTCGACAACTGGATCCCGCTGCTGTGGTGCACCAACATTCTCGGCTATACTGTTTCCATGTTCGCTTTTATCAAGGCCTACTCGTTCCCCACCAACCCAGAGGACTG CAAATTCACAGGAAACTTCTTTTACGACTTCATGATGGGCATCGAGTTCAATCCACGCATCGGAAAGTGGTTCGACTTCAAGCTCTTCTTCAATGGCCGTCCCGGGATTGTCGCCTGGACTTTGATCAACCTGTCCTACGCTGCCAAGCAACAGGAGCTCTATGGTTATGTAACCAATTCTATGATCCTTGTCAATGTGCTGCAG GCCATCTACGTATTAGACTTTTTCTGGAACGAAGCCTGGTATTTGAAAACGATTGATATCTGCCACGATCACTTTGGTTGGTACCTGGGCTGGGGCGACTGCGTCTGGCTGCCTTTCCTTTACACACTACAG GGCCTGTACCTGGTCTACAACCCAGTCCAGCTCTCCACGCCATACGCCTGGGCCGTCCTCGTCCTCGGCCTGGTGGGTTACTACATCTTCCGCTCGGCCAACCATCAGAAGGACTTGTTCCGGCGCACACAGGGTCAGTGCAACATCTGGGGCCGCAAGCCAACCTTCATCGAGTGCTCGTATCGTTCAGCTGACGGTGGTATTCATAAGAGCAAGCTGCTCACGTCAGGCTTCTGGGGCACCGCACGTCACCTTAACTACACAGGAGACCTGCTGGGTTCACTGGCGTACTGCATGGCATGCAGCAGCGGGCACCTGCTGCCCTATTTCTACATCGTCTACATGACCATCCTGCTGCTGCACCGCTGTATCCGTGATGAGCATCGCTGCAGTAGCAAGTACGGCAAGGACTGGAAACGCTACACGGACACTGTGCCTTACCGCCTACTGCCTGGAATCTTCTAG